One window of the Chryseobacterium camelliae genome contains the following:
- a CDS encoding 2Fe-2S iron-sulfur cluster-binding protein: MSEEVKKFKITIDGQTTEVLPGTSILEAARQIGGKSVPPAMCYYSKLEASGGRCRTCLVEVSKGSEADPRPMPKLVASCRTNVMDGMEVKNLTSEKAQEGRKAVTEFLLLNHPLDCPVCDQAGECHLQDLGYEYGNPETRTEFERNTYDADDLGPNIKLNMDRCILCARCVLTANQLTDTREHGILFRGDHAEISTYLNKALDNDFIGNVIDVCPVGALTDRTARFASRVWFTKPMNAACSCDKCSGKATLWMKGDEIVRVTARKDQWGEVEEFICDTCRFHRKELKFWNIEGPRHIDRHSVISLNHYEKPKDELRVLDNPMAKEISEKDEK, from the coding sequence ATGAGCGAAGAGGTTAAAAAATTTAAAATCACTATAGACGGACAGACCACCGAAGTTCTTCCCGGCACTTCCATCCTGGAAGCGGCAAGACAGATCGGCGGCAAATCCGTACCTCCGGCAATGTGCTATTACAGCAAACTGGAAGCCAGCGGAGGACGATGCAGAACCTGCCTTGTAGAGGTTTCAAAAGGATCTGAAGCGGATCCGCGACCTATGCCGAAACTGGTAGCCAGCTGCAGAACCAATGTGATGGACGGAATGGAGGTGAAAAACCTGACTTCCGAAAAGGCCCAGGAAGGGAGAAAAGCCGTAACGGAATTCCTGTTGCTGAACCACCCGCTGGACTGCCCGGTATGTGACCAGGCCGGGGAATGCCACCTTCAGGACTTAGGGTATGAATACGGAAACCCTGAAACCAGAACTGAATTTGAAAGAAATACGTATGATGCAGACGATTTAGGTCCGAACATCAAACTGAATATGGACCGTTGCATCCTGTGTGCAAGATGCGTCCTCACAGCCAACCAGCTTACGGATACCCGTGAACACGGTATTCTGTTCAGAGGAGACCATGCTGAGATCTCCACTTACCTGAACAAGGCTCTTGACAATGATTTCATCGGAAACGTTATTGATGTATGCCCGGTAGGTGCACTCACCGACAGAACAGCCCGTTTCGCCAGCAGGGTTTGGTTTACCAAACCGATGAACGCTGCCTGCAGCTGTGATAAATGCTCAGGAAAAGCAACCCTGTGGATGAAAGGTGATGAAATTGTGCGGGTAACCGCCAGAAAAGACCAATGGGGAGAAGTTGAGGAATTCATCTGCGATACCTGCCGTTTCCACAGAAAAGAACTGAAGTTCTGGAATATTGAAGGTCCAAGACATATCGACAGGCATTCCGTTATTTCACTCAACCATTACGAGAAGCCGAAAGACGAGCTGAGGGTATTAGACAACCCGATGGCGAAGGAAATCAGTGAAAAAGACGAAAAATAA
- a CDS encoding NADH-quinone oxidoreductase subunit J: MDQILFFLVAFLAVASAVYFVFARNPLYAILSLIVTMFSIAGMYILLNAQFLAIIQIIVYAGAIMVLFLYILMMLNLNKEDESKKNNTLKFVGVFTAGLLLVGVLGVFRGVQENHIVVENVDRGVGLTKNLGRLLFNEYVLPFELASILILAGIVGAVLIGKKDL, translated from the coding sequence ATGGATCAGATTCTATTTTTCCTGGTGGCATTTTTGGCGGTGGCAAGTGCTGTTTACTTTGTATTTGCTAGAAATCCCCTCTATGCTATCCTTTCCTTAATTGTAACCATGTTCTCCATTGCCGGGATGTACATTCTGTTGAATGCCCAGTTCCTGGCGATTATCCAGATCATCGTGTATGCGGGAGCCATCATGGTATTGTTCCTGTACATCCTGATGATGCTTAACCTTAATAAGGAAGACGAAAGTAAGAAGAACAATACTTTAAAATTCGTCGGAGTTTTTACGGCAGGGCTTCTTCTGGTAGGTGTACTGGGAGTTTTCAGAGGAGTGCAAGAAAACCATATCGTTGTTGAGAATGTAGACCGCGGTGTGGGCCTTACCAAAAACCTGGGAAGACTTTTGTTCAATGAATACGTTTTGCCGTTTGAGCTTGCCTCCATCCTTATTCTGGCCGGTATTGTAGGCGCGGTATTAATCGGTAAAAAAGATTTATAA
- a CDS encoding complex I subunit 4 family protein, whose product MSYLLLTLLLLPLAGSGLVFAWKNASSKYVALAIALIQMMLTFYALSDFDSAFTVDSKLQYEITYPWSQYIKSTLHFGIDGMSMLLLLLTNILTPIIILSSFNENVNYRNTFYGLILLMQFGLVGVFTSLDGLLFYIFWEVTLIPIWFIAGLWGQENKRFEFTTKFFVYTFVGSLFMLAGLIYVYSHSASFALTDLYNAQLNETQQTVVFWFIFFAFAVKLPVFPFHTWQPDTYTYSPTQGSMLLSGIMLKMAVYGVMRYLLPITPIPIAGISGQIVIILAIIGIVHGALIAIIQFDMKRIIAYSSFSHVGLMVAGIFASAIVTLRGNFNIEGSEGALVQTFAHGINVAGLFYCCDILYKRFKSRDIRQMGGLAKVAPKFAVLFLIIILGSMGVPLTNGFIGEFILIKSVFDFNATAAVIAGLTVILCAVYLLRFYGKAMFGKGDAAVLSTARDLSGVEFSVLASLSVFVILLGIFPQPVIDMVNSSLKFIYTAMAA is encoded by the coding sequence ATGTCTTATTTACTATTAACATTATTACTTTTACCTCTTGCAGGTTCGGGATTGGTTTTTGCCTGGAAGAATGCTTCCAGCAAATATGTGGCGCTGGCGATTGCATTGATTCAAATGATGCTTACCTTTTATGCGCTTTCAGATTTCGATTCTGCTTTTACGGTAGACAGTAAGCTTCAGTATGAAATTACGTATCCTTGGTCTCAGTACATCAAAAGTACCCTCCATTTCGGTATTGACGGAATGAGCATGCTGCTGCTGCTGCTGACCAACATTCTGACGCCGATTATTATTTTATCTTCGTTCAACGAAAATGTCAATTACAGGAATACGTTCTACGGCCTGATCCTGCTGATGCAGTTCGGTCTTGTAGGCGTGTTTACGTCATTGGACGGCTTGTTATTCTACATTTTCTGGGAAGTAACCCTGATCCCGATCTGGTTTATTGCCGGGCTTTGGGGACAGGAAAATAAAAGGTTCGAATTCACAACAAAATTCTTCGTTTATACTTTCGTAGGATCTTTATTTATGCTGGCAGGGCTCATCTATGTGTACAGCCATTCTGCCTCATTTGCGCTTACGGACCTGTATAACGCACAACTGAATGAAACCCAGCAGACCGTAGTGTTCTGGTTTATCTTCTTTGCCTTTGCGGTAAAGTTACCGGTATTCCCGTTCCATACTTGGCAGCCGGACACCTATACCTATTCCCCTACACAGGGATCAATGCTGCTATCCGGGATCATGCTGAAAATGGCAGTTTACGGTGTCATGAGATACCTGCTGCCGATCACTCCGATTCCGATTGCCGGAATTTCAGGACAGATCGTTATTATCCTGGCAATCATAGGTATCGTTCATGGTGCTTTGATCGCGATCATCCAGTTCGATATGAAAAGAATCATTGCGTATTCTTCTTTCTCCCACGTAGGACTGATGGTAGCCGGGATCTTTGCATCCGCTATAGTAACCCTGAGAGGAAATTTCAATATCGAAGGTTCTGAAGGTGCGCTGGTACAGACATTCGCTCACGGGATCAACGTAGCAGGATTGTTTTACTGCTGTGACATCCTGTATAAAAGATTCAAATCAAGAGACATCAGACAGATGGGCGGGCTGGCTAAAGTAGCCCCGAAATTTGCCGTGCTGTTCCTGATCATCATATTAGGTTCCATGGGGGTTCCATTGACCAATGGTTTCATCGGAGAGTTTATCCTGATCAAATCTGTTTTTGACTTTAATGCTACCGCAGCAGTCATTGCAGGTCTTACAGTGATCCTTTGTGCCGTGTATCTTTTAAGGTTTTACGGGAAAGCCATGTTCGGAAAAGGGGATGCTGCAGTACTGAGCACCGCCAGAGACCTTTCCGGAGTAGAGTTTTCCGTACTGGCCAGCTTATCGGTTTTTGTGATCCTGCTGGGGATTTTTCCACAGCCGGTGATCGATATGGTGAACAGCTCGCTGAAATTCATTTATACGGCAATGGCCGCTTAA
- a CDS encoding NuoI/complex I 23 kDa subunit family protein, with translation MKLTNRSKVVSNKEMTLAEKIYLPAIFKGMGITFKHAVRNIVKGPPTYSYPEVQKPRAKVWRGLHVLKRDEEGRERCTACGLCAVACPAEAITMTAGERTKEEKSLYREEKYAEIYEINMLRCIFCGMCEEACPKSAIYLTDRLVDVETNRGSFIYGKDKLVEKINERIDITARQSEKQKNAVK, from the coding sequence ATGAAACTAACCAACAGATCAAAAGTCGTTTCCAACAAAGAAATGACCCTTGCTGAAAAAATCTACCTTCCTGCGATATTCAAGGGAATGGGGATCACCTTTAAGCACGCTGTAAGAAATATCGTGAAAGGACCGCCAACCTACTCCTATCCGGAAGTTCAGAAACCGAGAGCCAAAGTATGGAGAGGACTGCACGTCCTGAAAAGAGATGAAGAAGGCCGCGAAAGATGCACGGCCTGCGGACTGTGTGCCGTAGCATGCCCGGCAGAAGCCATTACCATGACTGCCGGTGAAAGAACGAAAGAGGAAAAAAGCCTGTACAGAGAGGAAAAATACGCTGAGATCTATGAGATCAACATGCTCAGATGTATTTTCTGCGGAATGTGCGAGGAAGCCTGTCCTAAATCTGCCATCTATTTAACAGACAGACTCGTAGATGTGGAAACCAACAGAGGTTCTTTCATCTACGGCAAAGATAAACTGGTTGAGAAAATAAACGAAAGGATTGACATTACAGCCAGACAATCCGAGAAACAAAAAAATGCGGTAAAATAA
- a CDS encoding GAF domain-containing protein: MAHLYKKDAPFKVYISFKKYLDVLEHIRYNDRLEYRVNYAESLIDKIKNFQELRDGFQDTSLLEKHEDLIRILLSDLFPTGLTNNEIKAASVPLSGVTFNYTERFKNILKDAGKDFEIELRNIEEDEFYVFCCCLILQSYFKRDIKTTLPFYYDIPDKQGIMKHYKITVNSDFTEVYPTDDAKILSDDVIDLLLENLDDHKLWRKYFPSESWVLEGFTIISLVDCTSEVALSDLKSSMISIDPEDLAPDENLIEIFKSYFDVPKLNFGLMLFNKKDQRLEKLPIYENLFTHHILDFWINAFDEQTRKSTFNNLSYNSKPIVVSNTDHMDNEIQSLPSFAVLKENEINSFMVIPVMKDNELLAIIEFTSPVRNSFNGLKLKKMEFFTDMILFSINRFNFEKDFQIEAIIQREYTSIHNSVVWKFRNEAEKYFNASLAKKIYTLKQISFRNLTPLFGFSDIRSSSEKRFQLMMEDLNEQMDCLQNLFSGIGADTEPFVLALEVFYHELHHDIKADTEQRFQRLLREDIHPYLQAKLEVESPEILRKNIKDYFSRVFAQNDLFYTHRKDLDESITLVNRKLADVLDENQVDAQEIFPHYYERFKSDGVEHNLYIGANIAPDLHYSAKLMKELRYWQLKTMCRMEREFSTFKGSLPVPLDIASLIFVYNEKVDIRFRMDEKRFDVDGAYNSYYEIIKKRLDKAYIKGSSERLTCPGKITVVYFGMENQKEYLQYISRLQKKGRLRNDVEFLRVEDLQGITGLLALRVSIA; this comes from the coding sequence TTGGCCCATCTTTATAAAAAAGACGCTCCTTTCAAGGTTTACATTTCATTCAAAAAATATTTGGATGTGCTGGAGCATATCCGGTATAATGACCGGCTGGAATACCGGGTGAATTATGCGGAATCGCTTATCGACAAAATCAAAAACTTCCAGGAACTGAGGGATGGCTTTCAGGATACTTCGCTGCTGGAGAAACATGAAGACCTCATCCGCATCCTGCTTTCAGACCTTTTCCCTACGGGACTTACAAACAATGAAATAAAAGCGGCCAGCGTTCCGTTATCCGGGGTCACCTTCAATTATACGGAAAGGTTTAAAAACATCCTTAAAGATGCAGGGAAAGATTTTGAAATAGAGCTCAGGAATATTGAGGAGGATGAATTTTACGTGTTCTGCTGCTGCCTGATCCTGCAGAGCTATTTCAAAAGGGACATTAAGACTACGCTCCCTTTTTATTATGACATCCCGGATAAGCAGGGCATCATGAAGCATTACAAGATTACGGTGAACTCTGACTTTACAGAGGTATACCCTACCGATGATGCCAAAATACTGTCCGATGACGTTATTGACCTTCTTCTGGAAAACCTGGACGACCATAAGCTCTGGAGAAAATACTTCCCATCCGAATCCTGGGTACTGGAAGGATTTACCATTATCTCGCTGGTGGACTGCACTTCAGAAGTGGCTTTATCTGACCTTAAATCCAGCATGATCAGCATCGATCCTGAAGACCTCGCGCCGGATGAGAACCTCATTGAAATCTTTAAGTCGTATTTCGATGTCCCGAAACTGAATTTCGGACTGATGCTCTTCAATAAAAAAGATCAGCGCCTGGAAAAACTTCCCATTTACGAAAACCTGTTTACCCATCATATCCTTGATTTCTGGATCAATGCCTTTGATGAGCAGACCAGGAAAAGTACATTCAATAATTTAAGCTATAATTCAAAGCCTATTGTGGTTTCCAATACGGACCATATGGACAATGAGATCCAATCGCTGCCGTCTTTTGCGGTACTGAAGGAAAATGAAATCAACAGCTTTATGGTCATTCCGGTCATGAAAGATAATGAACTCCTGGCGATTATTGAATTTACCTCCCCGGTACGGAACAGCTTTAATGGGCTAAAGCTTAAAAAAATGGAGTTTTTCACGGATATGATCCTGTTTTCCATCAACCGTTTCAATTTTGAAAAGGACTTCCAGATTGAAGCCATCATCCAGCGGGAGTATACCTCGATCCACAACAGTGTGGTCTGGAAGTTCAGGAATGAGGCAGAAAAGTATTTCAACGCTTCACTGGCCAAGAAGATCTATACGCTGAAACAGATCTCCTTCAGGAACCTGACCCCTCTTTTCGGATTTTCAGACATCCGTTCTTCATCAGAGAAACGTTTCCAGCTGATGATGGAAGACCTCAATGAACAGATGGATTGCCTTCAGAACCTTTTTTCAGGCATAGGAGCCGATACCGAGCCTTTTGTCTTGGCACTGGAAGTATTTTACCATGAGCTGCACCATGACATTAAAGCAGATACGGAACAGCGTTTCCAAAGGCTGCTCAGGGAAGACATCCACCCTTACCTGCAGGCAAAGCTGGAAGTGGAATCTCCGGAAATTCTCAGGAAAAATATCAAGGATTATTTCTCCCGTGTATTTGCTCAGAATGATCTTTTTTATACCCACCGGAAAGACCTCGATGAATCAATCACCCTTGTGAACAGGAAACTGGCGGACGTGCTGGACGAAAACCAGGTTGATGCACAAGAGATTTTCCCGCATTATTATGAGCGGTTCAAATCAGACGGGGTTGAACATAACCTGTACATCGGAGCCAATATAGCTCCCGATCTCCACTACAGTGCCAAGCTGATGAAAGAGCTGAGATACTGGCAGCTGAAAACCATGTGCCGGATGGAGCGTGAATTCAGCACATTTAAAGGCAGCCTTCCCGTTCCTCTGGATATTGCCTCCCTGATCTTTGTCTACAATGAAAAAGTGGATATCCGGTTCCGGATGGACGAAAAACGGTTTGATGTGGACGGAGCATACAATTCCTATTATGAGATCATTAAGAAAAGGCTTGACAAAGCCTATATCAAAGGTTCTTCGGAACGGCTTACCTGTCCCGGAAAAATCACGGTCGTCTACTTCGGTATGGAAAACCAGAAGGAATACCTTCAGTACATCAGCAGGCTCCAGAAAAAAGGCAGGCTGCGGAATGACGTGGAATTCCTGAGGGTGGAAGACCTGCAGGGCATTACGGGACTGCTTGCGTTAAGGGTTTCCATAGCTTAA
- the nuoH gene encoding NADH-quinone oxidoreductase subunit NuoH gives MDLITFKLILVLALFLLSLTIAAYSTWAERKVAAVMQDRIGPNRAGPFALLQPLADGGKFFFKEDFTPANAERFLFVLGPSLVMFISLITGAVIPWGKSLNIGGTSFDLQVANIDVGVLYIIGMASIGVYGIMIGGWASNNKYSLIGAIRASSQMISYELAMGLALLSIIMMTGSLDLKVISETQATGKLWGLFAIDGMNWNIFYQPIAFLVFIVAALAETNRHPFDLPECESELVTGYSTEYSSMKLGLYMFGEYVNMFISNAFMVVLFFGGYNYPGIEWVTQHWGENTAGILSIVAFLTKTIIGILIFMWIRWTLPRFRYDQLMHLGWKTLIPMALVNLLVTGAVILAFGS, from the coding sequence ATGGATTTAATAACATTTAAACTGATACTTGTTTTAGCCCTTTTCCTGCTGTCACTGACTATCGCAGCCTACTCTACTTGGGCAGAGCGAAAAGTGGCTGCTGTAATGCAGGACAGGATCGGACCGAACAGAGCAGGCCCGTTTGCCTTGCTTCAGCCTCTTGCAGACGGAGGGAAGTTTTTCTTTAAGGAAGACTTTACGCCGGCCAATGCAGAACGTTTCCTCTTCGTGCTCGGACCATCGCTGGTCATGTTCATCTCACTGATTACAGGAGCGGTGATCCCATGGGGGAAAAGTTTAAATATCGGAGGGACTTCTTTCGATCTTCAGGTAGCCAACATTGACGTAGGTGTTTTATACATCATCGGAATGGCATCCATCGGAGTATACGGAATTATGATCGGAGGCTGGGCTTCCAATAATAAATATTCATTAATCGGTGCCATCAGGGCTTCTTCCCAGATGATTTCCTATGAACTGGCGATGGGACTTGCCCTGCTTTCCATCATCATGATGACAGGCAGCCTGGACCTGAAAGTAATTTCTGAAACTCAGGCCACCGGAAAACTCTGGGGACTGTTTGCGATTGACGGGATGAACTGGAATATTTTCTACCAGCCGATTGCTTTCCTGGTTTTCATCGTAGCAGCTCTGGCAGAAACCAACAGGCACCCTTTCGATTTGCCTGAATGCGAATCTGAGCTGGTAACCGGATACTCAACGGAATATTCTTCCATGAAACTCGGGTTGTACATGTTTGGGGAATACGTGAATATGTTTATCTCTAATGCCTTTATGGTGGTATTATTCTTCGGAGGCTATAACTATCCGGGTATTGAGTGGGTAACACAGCACTGGGGTGAAAATACGGCTGGGATTTTAAGTATCGTAGCATTCCTGACCAAAACTATTATCGGTATCCTGATCTTTATGTGGATCAGATGGACGCTACCAAGATTCAGGTATGACCAGCTGATGCACCTGGGATGGAAAACGTTGATTCCGATGGCATTGGTGAACCTGCTGGTTACGGGAGCGGTTATATTAGCATTCGGAAGTTAA
- the nuoL gene encoding NADH-quinone oxidoreductase subunit L, with translation MENLVYAIILLPLLGFLINGLFGKKLPKMLVGGLATAVVFGSFCIAVSLFMNFDSESQPVIVKAFEWFRVNGVQINFGFQIDQLSLMMIMIITGIGSLIHLYSIGYMSHDEGFYKFFTYLNLFIFSMLLLVMGSNYLILFIGWEGVGLCSYLLIGFWYTNEEYGKAARKAFIMNRIGDLALLIGIFMIASQTNAVDYLSVAQNASKFELDGNIIIFITASLFIGATGKSAQVPLYTWLPDAMAGPTPVSALIHAATMVTAGIYLVIRSNFLFTLAPTVQGGILMIGFLTAALAGFYALRQNDIKKVLAYSTVSQLGFMFIALGLGAYTTAMFHVMTHAFFKALLFLGAGSVIHAMSGEQDMRFMGGLKKVIPITHATFLIGTLAISGFPLLSGMISKDEILVAAYAKSPFYWVMLFTLAAITATYMFRLYYLTFHGNFRGTEEQKHHLHESPTNMTLPLVVLAILSVIGGFINLPHFIGHGHYAKLMEWLKPVLTQESYNQMEATLSGVDFNTEMMLLGATVVMFFSVWFMVRNTYVNKKKLPLAEKDYTGWEKLSARKLYVDELYNALFVKTVEGLGRGGKMFDKGVLDRIVDFVGEGAEDSGKAMKRIQNGNVENYILIMSLAVGIILIVNFLLQ, from the coding sequence ATGGAAAATCTAGTGTATGCAATCATACTTTTACCACTTTTAGGGTTTCTTATAAACGGCTTATTCGGAAAAAAACTTCCCAAAATGCTGGTGGGCGGACTGGCCACGGCGGTGGTGTTCGGATCCTTCTGCATCGCAGTAAGCCTTTTTATGAATTTTGATTCTGAAAGCCAGCCGGTAATCGTAAAAGCTTTCGAATGGTTCAGGGTAAATGGGGTACAGATCAATTTCGGATTCCAGATTGACCAGCTTTCTCTGATGATGATTATGATCATCACGGGGATCGGGTCGCTGATCCACCTTTACTCCATCGGCTACATGAGCCATGACGAAGGATTCTATAAATTTTTTACTTATCTGAATTTATTTATATTCTCCATGCTGCTTCTGGTCATGGGAAGCAACTACCTGATCCTGTTCATCGGATGGGAAGGTGTAGGACTTTGCTCTTACCTGCTGATCGGATTCTGGTATACGAATGAAGAATATGGCAAAGCAGCGAGAAAGGCATTCATCATGAACAGGATCGGTGACCTTGCTTTGCTGATCGGCATCTTTATGATCGCCTCACAGACCAATGCAGTGGATTACCTTTCCGTAGCTCAGAATGCTTCAAAATTTGAGCTGGACGGAAATATCATTATTTTCATTACGGCGAGTTTATTCATCGGGGCTACCGGTAAATCTGCCCAGGTTCCTTTATATACCTGGCTTCCGGACGCCATGGCGGGACCAACTCCTGTTTCTGCGTTAATCCACGCGGCAACGATGGTAACGGCAGGTATTTACCTGGTGATAAGATCCAATTTCTTATTCACTCTGGCTCCTACCGTTCAGGGAGGAATCCTGATGATCGGATTCTTGACTGCTGCTCTGGCAGGCTTCTATGCACTCCGTCAGAATGACATTAAAAAAGTACTGGCCTACTCTACGGTTTCACAGCTTGGATTCATGTTCATTGCTTTGGGACTGGGTGCTTATACTACGGCAATGTTCCACGTAATGACGCATGCATTCTTTAAGGCATTATTGTTCTTAGGAGCAGGTTCTGTGATCCATGCCATGAGCGGGGAGCAGGATATGCGCTTTATGGGTGGCCTTAAAAAGGTAATTCCAATTACCCATGCCACATTCCTGATCGGAACACTGGCTATTTCAGGATTCCCTTTACTTTCAGGGATGATTTCCAAAGATGAGATCTTAGTCGCAGCCTATGCAAAAAGCCCGTTTTACTGGGTGATGCTGTTTACACTGGCGGCGATTACGGCAACCTATATGTTCAGACTCTATTACCTGACGTTCCACGGGAACTTCAGGGGAACTGAAGAACAGAAACACCATCTGCATGAAAGCCCGACTAATATGACTTTACCATTGGTGGTCCTGGCTATTCTTTCTGTCATTGGTGGATTCATCAACCTTCCTCACTTCATCGGCCATGGCCATTATGCCAAACTGATGGAATGGCTGAAGCCGGTACTGACCCAGGAAAGCTACAACCAGATGGAAGCTACGCTTTCCGGAGTGGATTTCAATACTGAAATGATGCTTCTGGGAGCTACTGTGGTGATGTTCTTCTCTGTTTGGTTCATGGTAAGAAATACCTATGTGAATAAGAAAAAACTGCCGCTGGCTGAAAAGGACTATACCGGATGGGAAAAGCTTTCTGCCAGAAAACTGTATGTGGATGAGCTGTATAATGCACTCTTTGTAAAAACAGTGGAAGGACTTGGACGTGGCGGAAAAATGTTTGATAAGGGCGTGCTGGACCGTATCGTAGACTTCGTAGGTGAAGGTGCGGAAGACAGCGGAAAGGCGATGAAGCGTATCCAGAACGGAAACGTGGAAAACTACATCCTCATCATGTCACTGGCAGTGGGAATCATTTTAATTGTTAACTTTTTATTACAATAA
- a CDS encoding NADH-quinone oxidoreductase subunit N translates to MSVLIIVFLTAVIALFSGVLEQGKFARYIGILGLIIALFVSFMPENSFFEQYRNMYDYSANAALFTKIALVTTLLLFFLGGFAFSNHRSHQSELYALMMFALCGGIILFGYQNMVTLFLGIEILSIPLYVMAGANKTDLRSNEASIKYFLMGAFATGFLLFGIAFIYGSTGSFDLYKIHDFGVANPSSVMFILGVLLILCALAFKVALAPFHMWSPDVYYGAPSLITAFMASVVKISGFFALFRLMTIAFAGVTHEWINVLGVFLIITLLLANVMGLAQTNAKRMLAYSSVSHAGYIGLVFFGVTSLSAYNLAFYLFAYSLSTVGVFMCLIWVEKLKRETSFGAFKGLAKSEPLLATVAAISMLSMAGVPLTAGFMGKFALFSQAINGAAFLVLVAVLGSAVSIAYYLRLIIAMFFFKESSFKSSEKVTLTYNIVAVVIIISIMVLGIFPDVFGKEFGL, encoded by the coding sequence ATGAGTGTTTTAATTATTGTTTTCCTTACGGCAGTTATTGCATTGTTTTCCGGAGTTCTTGAACAGGGAAAGTTTGCGAGGTACATCGGAATTTTAGGATTAATCATTGCATTGTTCGTCAGCTTCATGCCGGAAAATTCGTTTTTCGAGCAGTACAGGAACATGTATGATTACAGCGCCAATGCCGCACTGTTCACTAAAATAGCCTTGGTAACCACATTGCTGCTGTTCTTCCTGGGAGGTTTTGCATTCAGCAACCACAGGAGCCACCAGTCTGAGCTGTATGCCCTGATGATGTTTGCCCTTTGCGGGGGAATCATTCTTTTCGGGTACCAGAATATGGTGACGCTTTTCCTTGGAATCGAAATCCTGTCTATTCCGTTATATGTGATGGCAGGAGCCAACAAGACTGATCTGAGGTCCAATGAAGCCTCCATCAAATATTTCCTGATGGGTGCCTTTGCCACAGGCTTTTTATTATTCGGTATCGCATTTATTTACGGAAGCACAGGAAGCTTCGATCTGTATAAAATCCATGATTTCGGGGTGGCCAACCCTTCCAGCGTTATGTTTATCCTGGGCGTGCTTCTGATCCTTTGTGCCCTGGCATTCAAGGTGGCTTTAGCACCTTTCCATATGTGGAGCCCGGATGTATACTACGGTGCCCCATCCTTGATTACAGCCTTCATGGCAAGCGTGGTAAAAATCTCAGGATTTTTCGCTTTATTCAGGCTGATGACTATTGCTTTTGCCGGTGTCACACACGAATGGATCAATGTACTGGGCGTATTCCTGATCATTACCCTTCTGCTGGCTAACGTTATGGGACTTGCCCAGACCAATGCCAAAAGAATGCTGGCGTACTCCTCTGTTTCGCACGCAGGGTATATCGGTCTGGTATTTTTCGGGGTAACCAGCCTTTCAGCCTATAACCTGGCGTTCTACCTGTTTGCGTATTCATTATCCACAGTGGGTGTGTTTATGTGCCTGATCTGGGTAGAGAAACTGAAGCGTGAAACTTCTTTCGGTGCATTCAAAGGACTGGCGAAATCTGAGCCTTTGCTGGCAACGGTAGCGGCCATTTCCATGCTTTCTATGGCGGGTGTTCCGCTTACAGCAGGATTTATGGGTAAATTTGCTTTATTTTCCCAGGCGATCAACGGGGCGGCATTCCTTGTCCTGGTAGCTGTACTGGGATCGGCGGTATCCATTGCCTACTATCTGAGACTGATCATTGCGATGTTCTTCTTTAAAGAGTCTTCGTTCAAATCATCAGAGAAGGTAACGCTGACCTACAATATTGTAGCGGTAGTCATTATTATCTCCATCATGGTTCTGGGAATCTTCCCGGATGTATTCGGAAAAGAGTTCGGATTGTAG
- the nuoK gene encoding NADH-quinone oxidoreductase subunit NuoK — MGEVNTFIQSVPLEYFIILSSVLFCLGVLGVLLRKNAIVILGCVELMLNSVNLLLAAFSAYKGNGDGQLLVFFIMVVAAAEVAVGLAIIAMLYRNTRSVDVSIFNKLRG; from the coding sequence ATGGGAGAAGTAAATACATTTATACAAAGCGTCCCTCTGGAATACTTCATCATTCTTTCGTCAGTATTATTCTGTCTGGGAGTATTGGGAGTATTGCTGAGAAAGAACGCGATTGTGATTCTGGGCTGTGTGGAGCTTATGCTTAATTCTGTAAACCTTTTACTGGCTGCTTTTTCAGCATACAAAGGAAACGGAGACGGACAGCTTCTGGTATTCTTTATCATGGTGGTGGCTGCTGCGGAAGTAGCGGTAGGCCTTGCAATTATTGCGATGCTGTATAGAAACACCCGTTCTGTAGACGTAAGTATATTTAATAAATTAAGAGGATAA